The Candidatus Nitrospira nitrosa sequence CCGGACTCGATGAATCCCATCGTCTGGCCGAGGTTCTCCCCCATGACGATTTTGGGCTGTATGCTCTCCCACAGTTCCAGTTTCTGCATCGCTTGCATCGCCGCGAGACCATAGGGGGCCGTCTTGGGGTTCGCGATGGCCAGGCGTGTAAACTTTTTTGAGCGCAGAGTTGCTTCTCCCTTGATGAGGTCGGTATTCGGACTCCACAGCACAAGACGTCCGATTGCATAAGTAAAGCGGGTGTCCTTCACCCCCAGCCCCTCGTCTTCCAGCAGCTTAGGGCGTTCCCTATCGGCAGAAAAGAACACGTCGAAGGGGGCGCCGTTCTTGATCTGTGAATAGAAATTCCCGGATGATCCAGCCGCGACTCTGACGTTGTGACCGGTGGCCGCTTCGAATTCAATCGCGATTTCACGAAACGGGGGCACAAAATTGGCGGCCACGGCCACTAGCGCTTGCTCGGCCGAGGCCGGTGTGACCGCCAGCGCGACGACAACGAAAAAAAACCATGTAAAAATCCTCTGTTTCATGATTAATCCTTTCTAGATCCGAACTCGTATCGAAGCATAAAAATAATCCGAATCCTTGTTTCCACCGGCGGGCATTTGAGCAAGGATGGTGGGGCTATTAAAATACGATCCTTTGAACCAATGGACATACCCGACATCAAAATCAAGATTGGAGGTGACTGCCCATTGGGCGCGAAGTTCCACGTCATGTCCCAACGACGTGCCGGAATTCCCGGTGGTGTCCCGTAAGCCGGAAGTGCCGAAGAAATCCTTGTCCTGAGCCAGATACCAGACGCGATGTTTTACTTGCAGAATCACGTTGGATGCGGGGGTGAGGATCAGCCGCCAACCCGGCGAGATCATGTTGGTTCTGGAGTGCGGGCCCCAAATGCCGGTCGGCCCATACTCCCATCGCCGTGCGCCGAATAGAGTGTCGAATCCTTCATCCTGGCTGTCGTCTGGCTTGTGATCGCCGCTGGCATAGTCGAAATGAAACAGCAGTCGAGGGGTCCAGAGACTGTTGAATGTATATCCGACGTCAAGGTGTTGAAAATGGGCGAAGTGATCGGTGATGCCGCGACGACCGGTTTGCCAGGAGGTCTCGATTTCATAGTCAAGCTCCCCCGGCTTGGGGTCCTTATACAAACGGCCTCCGGCAGTCGAGTAGGTTCGGTGGGCGGTCCCGTTGGGGACTCGTTGATCGTTCAGGCCAAAATAATAGGCGTCCATTTGGAACCAGGGGAAATGTTTGCTCTCCAGATAAGTTCCCCAAAACAAGAGGTTGTGATATTGCTGATCGAGCCGCACGTCATCCCGCACGACCGGTTGCGTCGCAAATGCCCGGACCCTCCAGGTATTTCCTTGAGAGAGTTGCCAGTGGAATCCGTCAAAAGAATTGACCGTGTTTCGGTAGTCATTCCGCGCGATCAAGCGCCGTCGGCCGAAGTCCATGGTCATGCGGCCGAAGTGTAGATCGGTGCGGAGCCCGGTGCCAAAGACGTTGTTTACGGTTAAGGACCCGACTAATTGTAAGATATCGAATTCATTGACCGTGGTGGTATCACGGAAATCTCCGCGATCTCCATCGAAGAAGGAACGTGAATCTTGCCCCTCAAACAGCAGCTTCAACGGGCCGTCGCCGCCCAAACCAATCCGAACACGTGAGCGCAACGCGAGCTGCCCATCCGTCCGGCCGTTGCCGATCGCTTGGTTCGTGCGCCAGGGGTGGTCGTAGGATTCGAATCTGGTCCGGTTTTCGAATCCAAGGTCCAGCCAATCTGGCAAGCGGAGCAGGGATTTTTCATAATGAACCCAATCAATATCTCGTTGTTGATTCAGCACCGCATCGGCCGGTTCGATCCAATTCTTCCCAGTACGATCCGTAGATTTGAAGTAATCCTCATCCGTAATCAGATGCTTATCATGGATGAGTTTGAGCACGGGGTCTTCGGTTTCCTTGAACACCCATTTTCCGTCTTTCTCTACCAGCTCGCCATACTCGACGGCCTTCGCCTGGTTCGTTGCTATCAGAACGAGCGGCACCGTGAGTACGACCCACCATAACGATTTAATCGACATAGACGCTACTCTTCATTCCGACGGTTGTTATGAAAGTGTATTTTTAAATCTTGAAAAAAGGTGATCAGGCGACTCGCAGGGCATGGAGTTTCCCGGTTTCGCTCGTGTCGTATCCTCCGAGGGCTTCGATCTCATCTCGAAAAGGACGGCTAACGAGGGTTTCAAACAGGTGCGTTAACGTCGGATGGGACTTGAGATAGGGTTTGGGGACGACCAGGTCGTACCGCGCGACTTGCAGCGGGACGAAGTCGAGCCCGAAGTGTTGCGCGGCAAAGCGAATTCCAATACCAACTTCCGCACGACGTTCTGCAATAGCCCTCGCCACCTCGAAATGCGTCGAGACGATACGGTCATACCCTCGAACTTGTGCTGGTTCTATCCCGGATGCCCGTAACTGCTGATCGAGCAGCAGTCTTGCTCCAGATCCCTCTTCTCGATTCATCAGGGTCACCATCGGCTCTGCAAGGTCGGCAGCTGAGCGGATGGATAGGGGATTCCCGGCTCTAACGAGAAAGCCTTCCTCCCAGGTCGCAAAGGTCACAACCTCATAGCCGGATCCTTTCAAAGATCGCCTGAGAAACGGCAAGTTCGATTCGCCCGTCACCGGGTCGAAGAGGTGCATGCCGGCTACATGGACTTCGCCACGTTGCAAGGATTGGAGAGCCGCCATGCTGCTCATGGTCCAGCCGACGACGGTGGTTCGGTCTTTATGGCGTCGCAAATGTTCACCGACCAAGAAAATCGCAGGGTCACAACCGGCCACGGAGATTTCTTGTTCAATGGCTTCTCGATCTCGTGAGAGTTTCACACGAACTGTGGTGCCGGACTGCTTGCCGGATGTCTCGGTGACATAGCCGTCGGCAGGGACAGCAAAGGAGAGTTGCTCGCCTAAGTCTGTGACAGGTCGCACGACCGTTCGCGTTCCAACGGAGGAGACTTTGACACGGATTGGGTGGGTGCTCGTCTCAGCTTGAGGAAGCGACCCGATCAACGTGCCTTCCACAATGTCTTCGGTTGGGACAAGGCTGAAGAGGTCTTCCACACGGCAACTCAGCACCGAAGCCAACCGGAGGGCTACAGCGGTTGTCGGGAGGTAGAGGTTCGATTCAATGGCCGAAACAGCCTGTCTGGTCACGCCAGCCCGCACAGCAAGTTCTTCTTGTGAAAATCCATGTTTGGTACGAACAGATCGCAGGTGATTCGTGAACTGGGCCGAGTCTTTAGTCTGTTGATGTTGAGTGCTCATGGCGCACTGTATAGCAATATAACTTTACATATGTCAATTAAACTTAACTCATCGGTGCATTGTGATGAGCGTAATAGAATAAATTTGAATCATTATTTTTATAAATATTTGTAAAATTGATTGTTGACAATGTTAATAAACTTACGATATAAACACTGAAAATTAATCTTGATCGGATTTATGATGATTAAAACATGACGTTCAGGGGGAGGGGTAAGGCTGTGTCCAGGCTAGAGCAAGAAGCCAGAGGGTCGTATTCGGATCAAGAAGTTGAAGAGGCCATTTTACTCGCGCTCAAAGGACTTCGGTTCGGGTCGGTAGAGATCACTGTCCACGACTCCCGAGTCGTGCAAATCGAACGGAAAGAGAAGATGCGAATGGGCGGCCGTAAAGGTCAGATTCAGAAAAGCGGACTTAGTCTCTCTTCATTATAAGGAGAGGCGCACGGTAGCTCGGCCACCCATATCCTGGGAGCCAATCCTGCATTCCTAACAATATCAATCGGTGGATTGACCGGACAACCGGAGGTTCCCCTCACAAGAAGGAGATTCCTCCATGAGAAGGCTGTGGTTGCTCAGAGTGACGGTGGTGATGAGCGTCAGTGTCGGGTCCGGGGTGCAGGCTCAGGTGCAGGATGTGGGAACGCCGGAGAAGTCACTCGAACAGCGATTTGAGGAGTTGGATCAAGAAGTGCGTGTTCTGAAGAGAAAGCGGGAGTTGGATCAAGAAGCTGCAGAAAATGCAAAGAGAACTGTGCCGGTTCCTAAGGTCGGCAGCTCCGGACTCTCCGTCGAGTCGGCAGACGGGAGTCATATTATTCGGCTGCGCGGCATATTACAGGCCGATCATCGACTGTTTATCGAGGGCGCGAACGATGTGCGTAATCGCACGGATCAACGTGCCGGCGATCTCAATGAAACGGGCTTCCATGGTGCTAGTGACGGGTGGCTTCTTCGTCGGCTTCGGCCCACTCTGGAAGGGACACTGTTCGAGAAGTATGACTTTCGCATCATGCCCGACTTCGCCGGTGGAACGGTTACTCTTATTGACGGCTATATCGATGCCAGATTGAATCCAGCCTTCAAGATACGCGTCGGAAAATTCAAGAGCTTCGTCGGGTTAGAACGCTTGCAAAGTGCCGCGGATATCAAGTTTCTGGAGCGGAGCTATGTGACGAACACGCTTCTCCCGAACCGCGATCTGGGCATCGCGGTGCATGGTGATCTCTTCGGGGACAGACTGAATTATGCATTTGGCATCATGAGCGGGGTAAGTGACGGCGGCAATATCAGCACCGGCCCTGAGTTTGATAGTCGGAAAGAGTTCACGGGGCGAGTGTTTGCCACACCCTTCGTGAATGACGCGTCGGTGTTGAGTGGGCTCGGCATCGGAGCAGCGGTCACCTATACGGATGTGGCCGGTGAGCGGAATCTGAACTTTACGGATACAACTTTGGCCGATGCCACAAGAAACGGCCTCTCCGGCTATCTCACTGACGGTCAGAACACGTTTTTTCGATACAGCGGTGCGGCTGTCGCCGATGGCATGCGGCTACGAATCTCGCCACAAGCCTATTATTACTGGGGCCCTCTCGGGATTCTGTCCGAATATGCCCGCGTCATTCAGGATGTCAGTGTGACCACCGGAGGGTCGCCAGCGGCCGGCGGTCCGGGCTCGAACACCGTTTTTACTCCTAACAGTGGCCGTCAGTTACACCATCAAGCCTGGCATGTCAGTGTTTCATATCTCTTGACCGGCGAAACGGCTTCGTTTCGTGGCGTGACGCCTCTGAAGAATTTTGAATTTGGAAAAGGCTGGGGGGCTTGGGAGCTCGTGGGACGCTATAGCGAAATTATTCTGGATGATGACACGTTCAAGAACCCTGCCGGGACATCGTTTACGGGGGGATATGCAAATCTTTCTGAAAGCGCAAGGCGTGCACGCTCTTGGACGGTCGGGGTGAACTGGTACCTCAATCAGAGTGTGAGACTGGCGTTGAATTATGGACAAACGACCTTCACCGGCGGTGCCGGGGACGGTATTGCGGCCATTAACGCTGCGGGAACGAACGTGCAGGATCGTCCTGATGAGCGGATCTTCTCAACCCGCATGCAACTCGCATTCTAATTGGACCGACAATGGATCAATTTATATTTACACGGGAGGGATAGAGCATGAAGAGTCTCTGGCAAAGGATAGTTATCGCCGTAGGTGCGCTGTTTCTTGTGGTCAGCCCACTGTCTGTGCAGGCGGAGGACGTCACACTGTTGAACGTCTCCTATGATCCGACACGGGAGTTCTATCAGGAGTTCAACGTCGCCTTTGCGAAGCATTGGCAAAAGGAAAAAGGTCAAACCGTTGCCGTGAAGCAATCGCATGGAGGCTCGGGCAAGCAAGCGCGGGCGGTCATTGATGGCCTCGATGCGGACGTCGTCACGCTTGCCTTGGCTTACGATATCGACGCCATCTCCGAGAAAGCCAAGGTGATTCCCCGCAACTGGCAAAGTCGCCTTCCTCACAATAGTGCTCCCTATACCTCCACGATCGTGTTCCTAGTTCGGAAAGGAAATCCCAAAGGTATTCGGGATTGGGACGATCTCGTGAAACCAGGTGTGGCCATCATTCCAGCAAATCCGAAAACATCAGGAGCAGCACGCTGGGCCTACTTATCGGTCTGGGGCTATGCACTGAAAAAGTACGGCAATGATCAAGAGAAGGCCAAGGAGTTCATCGGAAAATTTTATGCCAATGTGCCGGTGTTTGATACCGGTGCGCGCGGAGCCACTACGACATTCGTCGAACGGGGGATCGGGGATGTGCTGGTTGGATGGGAGAATGAGGCGTATCTCGCGCTCAAGGAACTTGGTGCGGGAAAATTCGAGCTTGTGACCCCGTCAATCAGCATCCTTGCCGAGCCGACCGTCACCGTGGTGGACAAGGTGGTGGCGCGAAAAGGGACAGAAGCGGTGGCGCAAGCCTATCTGCAATATCTCTATTCAGATGAGGGGCAAGAACTTGCCGCCAAGCATTTTTACCGCCCTCGAGCCCAGACTGTGGCGGCAAAGTACGCAGGGCAATTCGCCAAGTTGAATTTATTCACGATCGATGAGGTATTCGGAGGATGGCAAAAAGCGCAACAGACGCATTTTTCCGATGGCGGCATATTTGACGAAATCTACAAGCCGAAATAACGAATCCGCCGAGTGGGCAGTTCGAACGAGGATGGGCATGAACCTACTGATTATAGGGGGAGACTCTGCAGAGGTCTTCCGGCAACGAACAGAAGGCAGGAGCAGTCGGGTAGAACATTGGTCAGGACGGAAGCACCGTGATCTCGTCCGGACCATCCCCAAAGCGACAGAAGCTGTCGTCGTCGTGTTGGATCGTGTCAGCCATGCGCTTGCGAAACGGGTGCGTGGGGAAGCGTCGCGCCGCGGCCTTCCGGTGTACTTTCTAAACCGGGGCGAGCAGCGTGATGTCGGCTCTCAGCTGGGTTCGGCTTGCTTTGATCTGAAGCAATACCGAAAGTTGTCCGCCCATGGATAATCTTGTGGAGCGTATCCCGCATATCGGGATTGTGGCAGGAACGGCGGAGGGAGCGGCGCTCTGTTACAGGACCTTGTGTCAGGAAGCAGAGAGTGTGATGGAGCGCCGATATGCGCATCCTGAGATCACGCTCCATTCGATCTCGCTACACCGGTATCTCGATGCGATCGATCAGGACGATTGGGACGCGGTGGCTTCGCTGATGATCCAGTCGGCATCTAAATTGGTACAGGTCGGAGCCGACGTCATTATTTGCCCGAACAATACCTTGCATAAAGCCTTTCGATTAGTCGAGTCGCCGGTTCCATGGATTCATATTGCGAGATCCGTGGTGAAGGAAGTAGAAGCCCGACGTTGGCGTCGAGTGGGAATTCTCGGCACTCAGACCGTGGTGGAAGGTGCGATCTATTCGGAACCGTTGGGCCAAGCCAATATCGATCTCGTTGCTCCCACGCTGGATGATCGTGCTCGAATTCAGCACATCATTCGGCATGAATTGATCGCAGGACTGTGCACGGTGAAGTCAGCGCTATTTGTCCAGAAGGTGATTGCGGAGATGGCGCTCAACGGCGCAGAAGCCGTGATCCTTGCTTGTACGGAGCTGCCATTGCTCATGGCGGGATACCAGGCGGCTGTTCCATTGCTGGACTCGACGCGTTTACTGGCTCGGGCCGCGTTGCGTTATCGGGTGCCAGCGGAGCGATATTCCGACGGGAAGAACCTCATCCATCGTTGAGTCGTGACGACAGAGACGGTTTTATAGGTTTGGGAGTGCTTCAACGTCTAGCAAGGATAATAATATCATGAACGCCATCTTGAAACAGCCCAGCGTCCTTCCAGGATTCGGCCTGACCCTAGGGTTTACGCTCTTTTATTTTAGCCTCATCGTATTGATTCCACTCAGCGGGCTCTTTGTGAAAACCAGTGCGTTGTCATGGGAGCAGTTTTGGACTGTCGTCACCGATCCTCGAGCGATCGCATCTTACCGACTGACATTCGGCGCATCGCTTGTTGGAGCCCTTATCAACGGAATTTTCGGGTCGATCATTGCCTGGGTGTTGGTTCGGTACCGTTTCCCGGGCCGTTCCGTTGTTGATGCCCTCGTGGACCTTCCATTTGCGTTACCGACCGCCGTGGCCGGCATTACGCTCACCTCGATTTATGCATCGAACGGGTGGATCGGGCGTTATCTCGAACCATTAGGCATTCAGGTGGCCTTCACCCCCCTGGGTGTGCTGGTCGCGTTGACCTTCATCGGGTTGCCGTTCGTCGTCCGGACTGTGCAGCCGGTACTACAAGATTTGGATCGAGAGGTTGAAGAGGCGGCAACCACACTAGGGGCCAACCGGTGGCAAACATTTTGGGCGGTAGTCGTCCCCGAGCTGTGGCCGGCACTGCTGACGGGAATTGCCATGGCCTTCGCTCGTGCCGTGGGGGAATACGGTTCGGTGATTTTCATCGCGGGCAATATGCCGCTCAAGTCTGAGATCACCCCGCTCCTCATCATGACCAAGTTGGAACAGTATGACTATGCGGGCGCCACCTCTCTGGGTGTAGTCATGTTGGTGGTCTCGTTTGCGCTGGCCTTGGCGATCAATCTGCTTCAATGGTGGAGCAGTGCTCGCCACATGAATCACTAGAAAGAGGAAGACATGAGCTTGCTCAGCAGCACGACGACCGCCGAGAAGAGCGTGCAATGGAAAGACTCGATCACGACGGAGAGTATGCTTGTCCGACGACTGTTGATCGGGGCGGCAGCCTTGCACCTCACCTTCTTTCTCCTTATTCCATTGGCAGCAATTTTTGCTGAAGCATTGAAGCATGGACTGGACGGGTATCTCGGTTCTCTCGTGGATGAGGATGCGCTGGCGGCCATCCGCTTGACGCTTCTGGTGGCGGCGATCGCCGTGCCACTGAACGCCCTGTTCGGGGTGGCCGCGGCTTGGGCCATCGCCAAATTCGATTTCGTCGGCAAACACATTCTTATTTCTCTGATCGATCTACCCTTGGCTGTCTCGCCGGTCATCTCCGGTTTAATTTACGTCCTCCTCTTTGGAGCGCAAGGGTGGCTTGGCCCATGGCTGGCTGAGCACGAGATCAAGATGATTTTTGCGTTGCCCGGGATCGTGCTGGCCACGATCTTTGTGACCGTGCCGTTTGTCGCGCGCGAGCTCATCCCCCTGATGCAGGCGCAAGGGCGAGAGGAAGAGGAGGCGGCTCTCACTCTGGGGGCTTCGGGCTGGCAGATGTTTACCCGTGTCACGCTGCCGAACATTAAGTGGAGTTTGCTCTACGGGGTCATCCTGTGCAATGCGCGCGCGATGGGCGAGTTCGGCGCGGTGTCGGTGGTCTCCGGTCATATCCGAGGGCTGACCAATACGATGCCGTTGCACGTGGAAATTTTGTACAACGAGTACAACGGCGTCTCGGCGTTTGCGGTGGCGTCGCTGTTGACGTTGCTAGCCATTGTGACCCTGATCGCGAAAACCGTGATCGAACGAAAAACTATGTCGCCCGATCGGCGGAAAATTTGAAAGCAGTGACGTGTAAGAATGATCCAACCTGGGGAGTTCAACATGAGTATTCAAGTCGACCATGTCACCAAACGATTCGGCGCCTTTACGGTGCTGAATGACGTCAACCTTCATGTGCAGTCGGGGGAATTGATCGCCCTGCTTGGTCCCTCTGGCTGCGGCAAGACAACGTTGTTAAGAATTCTTGCCGGACTGGAAAGACCTGATCAAGGACGGATCGTTCTGCACGGGACGGAGGTGACCGATCAGCGGATCACGGAACGCCAAGTGGGGTTTGTCTTTCAACATTATGCCCTGTTTCGTCACATGACCGTAGCGGACAATGTGGCGTTTGGACTCACGGTGAAGCCTCGATCGCAACGCCCCTCGACATCGCGGATTCAGGAGAAAGTCCGTGAATTGCTGACGCTTGTCCAGCTGCAGGCCATGGCTGATCGATATCCGAGTCAGCTGTCAGGCGGACAGCGACAACGTGTCGCCCTGGCTCGTGCATTGGCCGTGGAGCCAAAACTGTTGCTATTGGATGAGCCGTTCGGCGCGCTGGATGCCAAGGTCAGGAAAGAATTGCGCCGCTGGTTGCGTCGACTCCATGACGAGCTGCACATCACGGGAATTCTCGTCACGCACGATCAGGAAGAGGCATTGGAAGTCGCTGATCGTGTCGTGGTGATGCATCAGGGGAATGTCGAACAGATCGGCACACCGGATGAAGTGTATGAGAATCCAGCGACACCGTTCGTGTATCAATTTCTCGGCGATGTGAATGTGTTTCATGGACGTCTGTCGCATGGGCGGATGGTGGAGGGAGAGGACGGCATCGTGCGCGCTTCAGGCGATGATCTGTCGAACGAACAGGAAGTGACGTTTGTGCGTCCTCATGATCTAGAACTAAGTCCAAGCCGGACCATGCCGGAACAGCTGGAAGCCATGGTGCAGTTTGTCAACGCGGCGGGCGCAAGAGTTCATCTAGAGTTAGAGTCGAAGGAATCCCCTGGACTGATTGTCGTGGAATTGACGAAGGAGCGGTATCGGGAGTTGAAGATTCAGCAAGGCGATGTGGTCTTTATACACCCGAAACAATTGCATGTGTTCAAAGTGCCGAGTTCCGGTTGATCAAAGGGTATTAATCATAAGGCTGGGAGCGAGACCTCCCCACTCATCGTGAATAAAAGGAGGTTCTATATGAATTCACTGTCTCGGGTTATGGCAATTTTCGTGCTCGCGATCGTTGGCCTCGCAGGGAGTGCGCACGAAGGGTACTTGGCGGCAGGTGGTAATCCTCGGAGTGCAGCGGACCTCAAGGCCGTCCTGCGTGATCTGTGGTCAGGGCATAACTTTTGGATCCGGAATGTCGCATTGGACAACACGACGAATAATCGCAAAGCGCTGGACTATGCCGAGAAGTCCGTGACGGCTAATGCCAAACAGATTGCAAACGTGTTTGTCCCGTTCTACGGCGAAGCGGCATCGGAGCAGCTCTTTACCCTCCTGGTCAAGCATTCTGGCGCGATCAAAGCCTATTCCGAAGCCACCGTTGCTGGAAGCAAGAGCCGGCAGGATGCGGCCCGGGCCGACTATGCTTCGAATGCCGAGGAGATCGCCGCATTCTTCAGTGGGATCAATCGCTATCTACCAAAGGATGCGGTGCGAGGTTTGTTCGCTGCGCATGGAGCTCATCAGTTTGAGCTGATCAAGGAGTTGCAAGAGGAGGATTACGGCCACGAGGCGGAAACGTGGCATGCAATGGAACAACATGGCCATGCGATTGCCGATACGTTGACGGCAGGACTGGAGAAACAGTTTCCGGCCAAGTTTCCAAGTGTTCATGTTCAATGATGAGGGGGGATCCGCAGTCCCTTGCATTGATTGTGGAGAAAGCATATTCGTACGAGTGACCAGTAGCATTGGAGCGTAATATCGCGATCTTGCTATTCGGGAAAGAGACATGGGAATAACTTGCTCGGAGAAGGTGACCAAGAAGGCAACGGCGACTTAAACTATTGGCCTGGTATCCGACAGTCTGTCCGGGAATTCGTCGTTCTGAGACGTCGAAGAATGTGGGAAATTAGCAGCAGCCCAATGGACGGAATCCAGATCCACGTGATTTCGCTGGTGAGGATGCGCAACGCATCCAGGCTGAAAAATTGGCCAATGCCGATTGGGGATACGGCGACCGGTCGAAATGGGAAGAAATATCGGGTGAGATCAAATGGAGAGAAGAAGGCGATGCCAAGGCCTCCGTCTGTCATTGCGTCGAGAACGCCATGGGATGCTGTGCAAAAGAAGAGATACAATCCTATTCCTGCTTTGGTGGCCCGTGACTCCTGCCGATAGCTGAGAGCAACGAGCACGGCGCTGAGTAGGCCGGCGAAGAAGAGGGAATGGGTCATGCCGCGGTGGCCCCAGAGGCCACCGTACTGAATGCCGAAGGCAAATCCGATCACATCGAGATCCGGTACAATGGAACAGACTGCACCGGTCAGGAGGACCGGCCATCTCATCGCACGATGCGCGGTGATCTTATCGAGTGTGAGTGCCACGAATGCATGGGAGAATGCCGAGGCCATGAAGCTCTCTACTGCTGACGGAATGAATGTCAGCGTCCGTCCTGAAAATTCATCTGCCGCCAGGCTTCATACACAACCACTGCGACCGCGTTGGAGAGATTGAGGCTACGACTCTCCGGACGCATTGGGAGACGAATGCGTCGTTCTGCTGAGAAGGCTTCCAGTAAGTCGGTTGGGAGTCCACGGGTTTCTGGACCGAACAGAAATGCATCATCCGGTGCATAGGTGATGCGATCGTAACGCTGAGTATTCCGGGTGGAAACCGCAAACAGACGGCGATTGTTGAACCGTTCGGCACACTCGGGCCAATTCTCATAGACGCTGAGTGTGGCAAACTCATGATAGTCCAACCCGGCCCGTAGTAACTGTTTATCTTCGAGGGAGAATCCCAAGGGTTTCACCAGGTGCAGTCGCACGCCG is a genomic window containing:
- the modA gene encoding molybdate ABC transporter substrate-binding protein, with the translated sequence MKQRIFTWFFFVVVALAVTPASAEQALVAVAANFVPPFREIAIEFEAATGHNVRVAAGSSGNFYSQIKNGAPFDVFFSADRERPKLLEDEGLGVKDTRFTYAIGRLVLWSPNTDLIKGEATLRSKKFTRLAIANPKTAPYGLAAMQAMQKLELWESIQPKIVMGENLGQTMGFIESGNADLGFVALSQVMAPKIKGKGSLWDVPSNLHEPIKQDLILLTKGKDNQAAKALMEFIGGPQAKAVIERYGYELH
- a CDS encoding alginate export family protein; the encoded protein is MSIKSLWWVVLTVPLVLIATNQAKAVEYGELVEKDGKWVFKETEDPVLKLIHDKHLITDEDYFKSTDRTGKNWIEPADAVLNQQRDIDWVHYEKSLLRLPDWLDLGFENRTRFESYDHPWRTNQAIGNGRTDGQLALRSRVRIGLGGDGPLKLLFEGQDSRSFFDGDRGDFRDTTTVNEFDILQLVGSLTVNNVFGTGLRTDLHFGRMTMDFGRRRLIARNDYRNTVNSFDGFHWQLSQGNTWRVRAFATQPVVRDDVRLDQQYHNLLFWGTYLESKHFPWFQMDAYYFGLNDQRVPNGTAHRTYSTAGGRLYKDPKPGELDYEIETSWQTGRRGITDHFAHFQHLDVGYTFNSLWTPRLLFHFDYASGDHKPDDSQDEGFDTLFGARRWEYGPTGIWGPHSRTNMISPGWRLILTPASNVILQVKHRVWYLAQDKDFFGTSGLRDTTGNSGTSLGHDVELRAQWAVTSNLDFDVGYVHWFKGSYFNSPTILAQMPAGGNKDSDYFYASIRVRI
- a CDS encoding substrate-binding domain-containing protein; its protein translation is MSTQHQQTKDSAQFTNHLRSVRTKHGFSQEELAVRAGVTRQAVSAIESNLYLPTTAVALRLASVLSCRVEDLFSLVPTEDIVEGTLIGSLPQAETSTHPIRVKVSSVGTRTVVRPVTDLGEQLSFAVPADGYVTETSGKQSGTTVRVKLSRDREAIEQEISVAGCDPAIFLVGEHLRRHKDRTTVVGWTMSSMAALQSLQRGEVHVAGMHLFDPVTGESNLPFLRRSLKGSGYEVVTFATWEEGFLVRAGNPLSIRSAADLAEPMVTLMNREEGSGARLLLDQQLRASGIEPAQVRGYDRIVSTHFEVARAIAERRAEVGIGIRFAAQHFGLDFVPLQVARYDLVVPKPYLKSHPTLTHLFETLVSRPFRDEIEALGGYDTSETGKLHALRVA
- a CDS encoding YezD family protein, which translates into the protein MLLALKGLRFGSVEITVHDSRVVQIERKEKMRMGGRKGQIQKSGLSLSSL
- a CDS encoding OprO/OprP family phosphate-selective porin; this encodes MRRLWLLRVTVVMSVSVGSGVQAQVQDVGTPEKSLEQRFEELDQEVRVLKRKRELDQEAAENAKRTVPVPKVGSSGLSVESADGSHIIRLRGILQADHRLFIEGANDVRNRTDQRAGDLNETGFHGASDGWLLRRLRPTLEGTLFEKYDFRIMPDFAGGTVTLIDGYIDARLNPAFKIRVGKFKSFVGLERLQSAADIKFLERSYVTNTLLPNRDLGIAVHGDLFGDRLNYAFGIMSGVSDGGNISTGPEFDSRKEFTGRVFATPFVNDASVLSGLGIGAAVTYTDVAGERNLNFTDTTLADATRNGLSGYLTDGQNTFFRYSGAAVADGMRLRISPQAYYYWGPLGILSEYARVIQDVSVTTGGSPAAGGPGSNTVFTPNSGRQLHHQAWHVSVSYLLTGETASFRGVTPLKNFEFGKGWGAWELVGRYSEIILDDDTFKNPAGTSFTGGYANLSESARRARSWTVGVNWYLNQSVRLALNYGQTTFTGGAGDGIAAINAAGTNVQDRPDERIFSTRMQLAF
- a CDS encoding sulfate ABC transporter substrate-binding protein, whose translation is MKSLWQRIVIAVGALFLVVSPLSVQAEDVTLLNVSYDPTREFYQEFNVAFAKHWQKEKGQTVAVKQSHGGSGKQARAVIDGLDADVVTLALAYDIDAISEKAKVIPRNWQSRLPHNSAPYTSTIVFLVRKGNPKGIRDWDDLVKPGVAIIPANPKTSGAARWAYLSVWGYALKKYGNDQEKAKEFIGKFYANVPVFDTGARGATTTFVERGIGDVLVGWENEAYLALKELGAGKFELVTPSISILAEPTVTVVDKVVARKGTEAVAQAYLQYLYSDEGQELAAKHFYRPRAQTVAAKYAGQFAKLNLFTIDEVFGGWQKAQQTHFSDGGIFDEIYKPK
- a CDS encoding DUF2325 domain-containing protein — its product is MNLLIIGGDSAEVFRQRTEGRSSRVEHWSGRKHRDLVRTIPKATEAVVVVLDRVSHALAKRVRGEASRRGLPVYFLNRGEQRDVGSQLGSACFDLKQYRKLSAHG
- a CDS encoding aspartate/glutamate racemase family protein, which gives rise to MDNLVERIPHIGIVAGTAEGAALCYRTLCQEAESVMERRYAHPEITLHSISLHRYLDAIDQDDWDAVASLMIQSASKLVQVGADVIICPNNTLHKAFRLVESPVPWIHIARSVVKEVEARRWRRVGILGTQTVVEGAIYSEPLGQANIDLVAPTLDDRARIQHIIRHELIAGLCTVKSALFVQKVIAEMALNGAEAVILACTELPLLMAGYQAAVPLLDSTRLLARAALRYRVPAERYSDGKNLIHR
- the cysT gene encoding sulfate ABC transporter permease subunit CysT, with product MNAILKQPSVLPGFGLTLGFTLFYFSLIVLIPLSGLFVKTSALSWEQFWTVVTDPRAIASYRLTFGASLVGALINGIFGSIIAWVLVRYRFPGRSVVDALVDLPFALPTAVAGITLTSIYASNGWIGRYLEPLGIQVAFTPLGVLVALTFIGLPFVVRTVQPVLQDLDREVEEAATTLGANRWQTFWAVVVPELWPALLTGIAMAFARAVGEYGSVIFIAGNMPLKSEITPLLIMTKLEQYDYAGATSLGVVMLVVSFALALAINLLQWWSSARHMNH